In a genomic window of Leptospira andrefontaineae:
- a CDS encoding helix-turn-helix domain-containing protein — protein MPTIDPIERGLIQSIGTLVRKRRQELGLSLGKLAELSQVSRGMLSLVESGKAAPSIALLWKISKAIRLPLSSLMEFSKEEFPKIYRKEDSSENSVEENQFVIRPLLHEETRFQTRLFEIRLLPGVAKTFITKVQSKQRQNLFLQSGALRLKVGGKWFDLQEGDSMTFLGKDLQELANLGEKDSYLIWSSSLSDD, from the coding sequence ATGCCAACGATCGATCCGATTGAAAGAGGTTTGATCCAATCTATTGGGACCTTGGTTCGTAAGAGGAGACAAGAGTTGGGTCTTTCTCTCGGAAAGCTTGCAGAATTATCTCAGGTAAGCAGAGGAATGTTAAGCCTCGTGGAATCTGGAAAGGCTGCACCTTCTATCGCTTTATTATGGAAAATTTCTAAAGCGATCCGTTTACCATTGTCCAGTCTCATGGAATTTTCTAAGGAAGAATTTCCTAAAATTTATAGGAAAGAAGACTCGAGTGAAAACTCCGTAGAGGAGAACCAGTTCGTGATCCGACCACTTCTTCATGAAGAAACAAGATTTCAAACTAGACTATTTGAAATCAGACTTCTTCCTGGGGTTGCCAAAACTTTTATTACAAAAGTGCAATCCAAACAAAGACAGAATTTGTTCCTACAATCGGGCGCACTACGTTTAAAAGTAGGGGGGAAATGGTTCGACCTGCAAGAAGGAGACAGCATGACTTTCTTAGGAAAAGATCTGCAAGAACTTGCAAATTTAGGGGAGAAGGACTCGTATCTGATCTGGTCTTCTTCTCTTTCCGACGATTGA
- a CDS encoding sulfurtransferase → MKIIMSFALVFLISSSLFASEKLSGVRGWFISAPEALYLHGQGAVFVDARDGIKISSFSKSVPLGWQEISQKEFPNQGNLVQASEAKDLLRKKGLDTNKIVLVFGDPTGGWGEEGRIVWSLRTLGFSKSFIVDGGISALLKASNSPIPSRPEILSKINVSASENKNWSADSKLVQTELSGKKFAFIDTREEREFLGQTPYGESRGGHLPGAKWIYYKQFLDKDGYLLNESKIVSKLYELGISKDKTVISYCTGGVRSGWMTSVLVSFGYNAKNYAGSMWEWSSKGDQNHPLVTR, encoded by the coding sequence ATGAAGATCATAATGTCCTTTGCCTTAGTTTTTCTAATTTCTTCCTCTCTTTTCGCCTCCGAAAAACTTTCCGGAGTAAGAGGATGGTTCATCAGCGCACCTGAAGCATTATATCTACATGGGCAAGGCGCAGTGTTCGTGGATGCAAGAGATGGTATCAAAATTTCCTCATTCTCCAAGTCAGTTCCATTAGGTTGGCAGGAAATCTCTCAGAAAGAATTTCCCAACCAAGGAAATTTAGTCCAGGCTTCCGAGGCGAAGGACTTACTACGCAAAAAAGGTTTAGATACGAATAAGATCGTACTGGTATTCGGAGATCCCACGGGAGGATGGGGAGAAGAAGGCAGGATCGTCTGGTCTCTACGTACTTTAGGTTTTTCTAAATCATTTATCGTAGATGGAGGAATTTCAGCTCTTCTGAAGGCTTCTAATTCTCCCATTCCGAGCCGTCCTGAAATTCTTTCCAAAATAAATGTTTCCGCTTCGGAAAATAAAAATTGGTCGGCAGATTCTAAATTGGTCCAAACAGAACTTTCCGGTAAAAAATTCGCCTTCATAGACACCAGAGAAGAAAGAGAATTTTTAGGACAAACTCCTTACGGAGAATCCAGAGGAGGACATCTTCCTGGAGCAAAATGGATCTATTACAAACAATTTTTGGATAAGGACGGATATCTACTAAATGAATCCAAAATTGTCTCGAAATTGTACGAATTAGGGATTTCCAAAGATAAGACAGTGATCTCTTATTGCACTGGAGGAGTTAGATCAGGATGGATGACATCCGTTCTAGTCTCATTCGGATATAACGCAAAAAATTATGCAGGATCTATGTGGGAATGGTCTTCTAAAGGGGATCAAAACCATCCTTTGGTAACTAGATAA
- a CDS encoding multiheme c-type cytochrome, with product MFLNKRRSFILAVLSLSLTASLFYCIFTKPKDQPVPVDEVFSQAPWSKPLPHLPPLAGVGEVRAENCGKCHIEIYSEWKTSTHANALSDLQFQSELSKSSSPRWLCLNCHTPVANQRETLVNYLNNGDYRTPIEEPNPNFDPKMKAEGVTCAVCHIRLDEQGNSYVLGANGTTKPPHPVKIDPDKLRNRCLDCHNANYVLDDQLVCAFKTGNELEQKGNSHGKVACGSCHMGELQRKLVKPELNTPVRTSHKHSFIGGGVPKRFELYEKQIPGGYRTGLKIQPLQLKKKGNDLEYSVSLTNEKAAHNIPTGDPERFILLKISVLDSKGISKATKEIKFGQEWEWYPKARLVADTRILPGETKVWKDLFTGIEKDQSKIVFEIYHTRLKESNAEHMRKNSENVHSDLRKKISEIENYYPFSSIVHKEDIDLSSGKSKIYSPEELFKISKNRKGE from the coding sequence ATGTTCTTAAATAAAAGAAGAAGTTTCATCCTAGCGGTCCTATCTTTATCTTTGACCGCTAGTTTGTTTTATTGTATTTTTACAAAACCGAAGGATCAACCGGTCCCAGTGGACGAGGTTTTTTCGCAAGCTCCTTGGTCCAAACCTTTGCCTCACCTTCCTCCTCTTGCAGGAGTAGGAGAAGTTCGAGCTGAGAATTGTGGGAAATGCCATATCGAAATTTATTCAGAATGGAAAACATCCACTCATGCAAACGCCCTTTCCGATCTTCAATTCCAATCCGAACTTTCTAAGTCTTCTTCTCCTCGTTGGCTTTGTTTAAACTGTCATACCCCGGTTGCAAACCAAAGAGAAACTCTGGTCAATTATCTCAATAATGGGGATTATAGAACTCCTATAGAAGAACCAAATCCTAACTTTGATCCTAAGATGAAAGCGGAAGGAGTTACATGTGCAGTATGTCATATTCGTTTAGATGAACAAGGAAACTCCTACGTATTGGGTGCAAACGGAACTACAAAACCTCCTCATCCAGTCAAGATTGATCCGGATAAATTAAGGAACAGATGCCTGGACTGTCATAATGCAAATTATGTTTTGGACGACCAATTGGTATGCGCTTTTAAAACAGGAAATGAGTTGGAACAAAAAGGAAATTCCCATGGTAAAGTCGCCTGCGGTTCCTGTCATATGGGAGAGTTACAACGCAAGCTAGTCAAACCGGAACTAAATACTCCGGTCAGAACTTCTCATAAACATTCTTTTATTGGAGGAGGAGTTCCGAAAAGATTCGAACTCTATGAGAAACAGATCCCCGGAGGATATAGAACCGGACTAAAAATCCAACCTCTTCAATTAAAAAAGAAAGGAAATGATCTGGAATATTCAGTTTCCCTCACGAATGAAAAAGCAGCCCATAATATTCCGACAGGAGATCCTGAAAGATTTATACTCCTAAAAATTTCCGTATTGGATTCCAAGGGTATATCTAAGGCGACCAAAGAGATCAAGTTCGGACAAGAATGGGAATGGTATCCTAAAGCAAGACTTGTTGCAGATACCCGCATTCTTCCAGGAGAAACCAAGGTTTGGAAGGATCTATTTACAGGGATCGAAAAAGATCAATCGAAGATCGTATTCGAAATTTATCATACTCGACTCAAAGAATCTAATGCGGAACATATGAGAAAGAATAGCGAGAATGTTCACTCGGATCTTCGCAAAAAGATCTCGGAAATAGAAAATTATTATCCTTTTTCCAGTATAGTTCATAAAGAAGATATAGATCTAAGCTCGGGAAAAAGTAAGATCTATTCGCCTGAGGAACTTTTCAAGATCTCTAAAAATAGAAAAGGGGAATAA
- a CDS encoding glycosyltransferase family 2 protein, whose product MSVPWAKSKFLIPALNEEESLPKVLDSLFRFGILPDQILILDNGSKDSTPQIAIDAGVVLVQEPKRGYGAACLAGIHYLQERKISPEFIVFMDADGSDDLNNLKDLFFVFSQDPNTNFVIGSRTLGNAEPGSLSFLQKFGNWLSCFLIRIFYGVKFTDLGPFRVLRWQSLLELNLQDPTWGWNLEMQIKAIRKKYKIQEVPVHYRKRKGGKSKISGNLLGSLKAGAKILYIFFKLTIFSA is encoded by the coding sequence TTGTCAGTTCCTTGGGCAAAGTCCAAATTTCTTATCCCTGCACTTAACGAAGAAGAATCCTTACCCAAAGTTTTGGATTCTTTATTTAGATTCGGGATCTTGCCTGATCAAATTTTGATCTTGGATAATGGATCTAAGGATTCAACTCCTCAAATTGCAATCGATGCAGGAGTAGTCTTAGTCCAAGAACCCAAAAGAGGTTATGGAGCTGCATGTTTAGCCGGGATCCATTATCTTCAAGAAAGAAAAATTTCTCCCGAATTTATAGTATTCATGGATGCGGATGGTTCGGATGATCTAAACAATCTTAAAGATCTTTTCTTTGTATTCTCTCAAGATCCAAATACAAATTTTGTGATAGGTTCTAGAACCTTAGGAAACGCTGAACCCGGTTCTTTGTCCTTCTTGCAAAAGTTTGGTAACTGGCTTTCTTGCTTTTTGATCCGAATATTTTATGGAGTAAAATTTACTGATTTAGGACCGTTCCGCGTTCTAAGATGGCAATCCCTATTGGAATTAAATTTGCAAGACCCTACTTGGGGATGGAATCTAGAAATGCAGATCAAGGCGATCCGAAAAAAATATAAGATCCAAGAAGTTCCCGTTCATTATAGGAAAAGAAAAGGTGGAAAATCGAAGATCAGCGGAAATTTGTTAGGAAGCCTGAAAGCAGGTGCGAAAATACTTTATATTTTCTTTAAGTTAACAATTTTTTCAGCTTAG